GTCTGAATCCTCCTCCTCACTATACTCCTCATCCTTGGTAGCCTCATTTCCAGAATCCTGACTTTCTTCAACAGCAGGTCCTTCCTCAGCAGCACTGGAGTTTCCCACACCATCATTGCTGGACGAATCCTCATCGGTGTTCTCCTGGACGGAGGACTCCTCATTCTCAGCTAGTCGGGCAGCCACAAGGCCAAACGCCAAAAAGGCCACAAGGGCAACGATAATTAGGAATCGcatttttggtgtttttgtgcTCAGCGATGCTTGAAACTAATTTTTAAATCTCCTCGATCAATCCCTTTTTATATTGAAAGCCTAATTTTTGGACAATGActgtttttgttattatttgaaCGAGTCATTTACGAATCTCATATTTGAACAATTGCTTATCTCAATAATGTGATATGACGCACTTTCTCAATTGATATAATTCTAAGAATTATATTTGGAATTATTTTtgtctttttggtttttttttttattaaggtCGTACCAAACTTGTTTTCGATCtaaaagtatgtatgtactatTTTGTATACTGTAGATAATatttagcaaaaaaaaagtggaagtTTCGggtcattttaattaaataaatcgaaCTTCAAAAGATGTAATTTACCTCCCAAAGGCGAAAGAAAAACTTATGAAAGTAATTCACCCTGAATAAGTCTGAAAAGTTTTTgctcaatatttttattgaaatttatcaGTTGCCTATTTTATATATCGTATTTGAGGAATTTCATCGGGGATAATTTCTAAATAGGTTTTGTATTTtagaaatgaaatataaacTTTTCAAGCCCGAATCTGTAAGAGCTACTAAGTTGTAGCTGTTGTACAGTCATTTGGGATTTTCGGGTTGACAATAACGATAACTTCTCCATTTGGAAGCGGAACTGGGACCGCACTCACAAAGGCCATGGCCAAAAGAGCAATTAGGACGAGTACCATCAGAAAGTGCATCTCAATGCCGTTTACTTGGGTCTTCTTTGAATAAGTTTTTTCAAAGTACTGCACTACTTATATATGCATGCCGTGTTTGCTTTAACGTTCCTATTGCAAACTGCACATTGGCTGCACTTTacttttgttaattaaatatttgaggGACACAACAGTTATTTATAGTTTAAGCCCCGCCATACTAacagaaaattattatttacttccagcgctgaaattgaaatcattAAGAAGGCCGTTTAAATCACAATATTCTTTTAGTTTTTGAAGTTATTTTTTCGTTtgattgttattgttttacaaaaacatttaagcgctttatagaaataaatttagCTAAGAAGCCGGGATCACGGGTGTTTCAAGAAATGTGTGTATTTGctagaataataataaaacatttacTTATTTGGTTGTCGGAGATGAACTGTGTTCTGCTGTGTAAACAGTTGTTTAAACGTTAGAAGGTAGAAGCGTGtagaaaaaaacaataaattaatggAAAGTGTTGGTTCCCATTAGAGTTACTCTTCTTGATTGTTCTGGTTGCTTTCGTCGCTTTCGGAATCATCATTGTTCTGGGATTCATCATTGTTTTGGGATTCATCATCAGAGCTATCATCCTGGGACTCGGGTTCCTCTGACTCGTCGTCGGACTCTGGTTCATTTGTATCCTCATCGTCCTCATCGTCcttctcgtcctcgtccttCTTATCTTTCTCGTCCTTCTCGTCatccttatccttatccttATTATCCTGCTCATCGGCAATTCGTTTCTCCTCCTCGAAGTCCTCCAAGTCGTCGATATCCACCGGATTTGCGGACACTGTGGCCAAGAGCACACATCCAAAAAGGGCAAGCAGCAAATAGGCACGCATTGTATTGTCAAATTTGGTCTTTAACTAACTAAGTTCAGTTCCACATCTAAAATACGCTTTTATAGAAAATCTCTAAATTGGcggaaaaataaaagctgGCATTGTGACAATTTATGTGGCTCATTTTGTGTTTACCCGGCGACAGCTGTTGCCTTGGTTTGAGCCTCAAAAAATGAGGCAAAGTCGTGCGTAAACATTTCGCTGACGGAACTTGGAGACCTTATCAAAAAAATACAGTGGAACATGGCTAACTCGTTATGCTGATATTACACTAATTGTAAATtagaaggaaaacaaacacaagATGTTACTAAACCATAGAAAACTTATATagaaaatttatatatttaatttataatgaCTCCTTTTTCGTCTTAGTAGAATAACAACTGTTCCACCTACAATTGTTTACAACTTTTGGGAATGGCCCTCCATATTCTTATCTTCTGATTCATAACATATTTACTTTGTTTTGCTCCGATTACTTGAAACTTCTTAATATTTACGCACATGTTCGTTGTCATATTTGTGGTAAGCCGAGAAGAAAAACTACTTCCATGAAATATATTGTAGATCATGGAACCTTGATGATTGCTAGCATAATGTAATCATGTAACAAGAAATCGATCGATTTGGACCAGTTTTTAAAGATATAAAAACAAAGATAAGCCAGTTGGAAATCATAGTCTCAGTTGCACTCAGCCTGTATACATTTTGATAAGCATGCGATCCATAGCACTTGCCCTTCTGATCTTTGCCGGAATCCTGGCctacggcaatgcagctcCTCAGCTGAATTTGGCTTTTCTGAAAGAGATC
This portion of the Drosophila santomea strain STO CAGO 1482 chromosome 3L, Prin_Dsan_1.1, whole genome shotgun sequence genome encodes:
- the LOC120448160 gene encoding nucleoplasmin-like protein ANO39, which encodes MRAYLLLALFGCVLLATVSANPVDIDDLEDFEEEKRIADEQDNKDKDKDDEKDEKDKKDEDEKDDEDDEDTNEPESDDESEEPESQDDSSDDESQNNDESQNNDDSESDESNQNNQEE
- the LOC120448165 gene encoding uncharacterized protein LOC120448165, encoding MHFLMVLVLIALLAMAFVSAVPVPLPNGEVIVIVNPKIPNDCTTATT
- the LOC120448159 gene encoding pheromone-processing carboxypeptidase KEX1; the encoded protein is MRFLIIVALVAFLAFGLVAARLAENEESSVQENTDEDSSSNDGVGNSSAAEEGPAVEESQDSGNEATKDEEYSEEEDSDYESNGDDNNEKDDNESDDNTESDNNNVSEGDQDRLFGPILIQARPLFLK